In Eubalaena glacialis isolate mEubGla1 chromosome 3, mEubGla1.1.hap2.+ XY, whole genome shotgun sequence, the following are encoded in one genomic region:
- the PTPN7 gene encoding LOW QUALITY PROTEIN: tyrosine-protein phosphatase non-receptor type 7 (The sequence of the model RefSeq protein was modified relative to this genomic sequence to represent the inferred CDS: deleted 1 base in 1 codon) has protein sequence MVQACGGHSRAQPPAPVPLRAAMTQLPPDQAPAKKHVRLQERRGSNVALMLDVRSLGAVEPICSVRTPQEVTLHFLRTAGHPLTRRALQHQPPSPKQLEEEFLKIPSNFVSPEDLDIPGHASKDRYKTILPNPQSRVCLGRAQSQEDGDYINANYIRGYGGKDKAYIATQGPMPNTVSDFWEMVWQEETSLIVMLTQLREGKEKCVHYWPTEEETYGPFRIHVQDVRESPEYTVRQLTIQHQEECRSVKHILFSAWPDHQTPESAGPLLRLVAEVEDSPETAANTGPVVVHCSAGIGRTGCFIATRIGCQQLKALGEVDILGIVCQLRLDRGGMIQTAEQYRFLHHTLALYAAQLPEEPSP, from the exons ATGGTCCAGGCCTGCGGGGGGCACTCCAGAGCACAGCCGCCAGCC CCCGTTCCCCTGAGGGCAGCCATGACCCAGCTTCCACCTGACCAGGCGCCAGCCAAGAAGCACGTGCGCCTGCAGGAGAG GCGCGGCTCCAATGTGGCTCTGATGCTGGACGTACGGTCCCTGGGGGCCGTGGAGCCCATCTGCTCGGTGCGCACGCCCCAGGAGGTCACCCTGCACTTTCTGCGCACAGCCGGGCACCCCCTCACCCGCCGGGCCCTGCAGCACCAGCCACCCAGCCCCAAGCAGCTGGAAGAGGAATTCTTG AAGATCCCCTCAAACTTTGTCAGCCCTGAAGACCTGGATATTCCTGGCCATGCCTCCAAGGACCGATACAAGACCATCTTGCCAA ACCCCCAGAGCCGCGTCTGTCTGGGCCGGGCGCAGAGCCAGGAGGACGGAGATTACATCAACGCCAACTACATCCGG GGATACGGTGGGAAGGACAAGGCCTACATTGCCACCCAGGGCCCTATGCCCAACACCGTGTCAGACTTCTGGGAGATGGTGTGGCAGGAGGAGACGTCCCTCATCGTCATGCTGACTCAGCTCCGAGAGGGCAAGGAG AAGTGTGTCCACTACTGGCCCACGGAGGAGGAGACCTACGGGCCCTTCCGCATCCATGTCCAGGACGTGAGAGAGAGCCCGGAATACACCGTGAGGCAGCTCACCATCCAG CACCAGGAAGAGTGCCGGTCAGTGAAGCACATCCTCTTCTCGGCCTGGCCTGACCACCAGACCCCAGAATCGGCTGGGCCCCTGCTGCGCCTGGTGGCCGAGGTGGAGGACAGCCCAGAGACAGCTGCCAACACTGGGCCCGTCGTGGTCCACTGCAG CGCAGGGATCGGCCGGACTGGCTGCTTCATCGCCACCCGCATCGGCTGCCAACAGCTGAAGGCCCTCGGGGAAGTGGACATTCTGGGCATCGTGTGCCAGCTGCGGCTGGACAG GGGGGGCATGATCCAGACCGCGGAGCAGTACCGGTTCCTGCACCACACCTTGGCCTTGTACGCCGCCCAGCTGCCAGAGGAGCCCAGCCCCTGA